From the genome of Clostridium sp. BNL1100, one region includes:
- the hisIE gene encoding bifunctional phosphoribosyl-AMP cyclohydrolase/phosphoribosyl-ATP diphosphatase HisIE yields MNNLKSSVKFDEKGLVPVVTQDTKTKAVLMVAYMNEEAFDKTIETGKVHYYSRSRSKLWLKGETSGHFQLVKSIKLDCDGDTILIEAEQIDAACHTGNKTCFFRTMVDGEWKENEEEKPTAAILHEVYNVIVDRTVNPKEGSYTNYLFTKGLDKILKKVGEEAAEVIIAAKNQSKEEIRYEVSDLMYHLMVLLVERGLTLEDIYGELKGRR; encoded by the coding sequence ATGAATAACTTAAAAAGTTCGGTTAAATTTGATGAGAAAGGTCTTGTTCCCGTAGTTACTCAGGACACAAAAACAAAAGCGGTTTTAATGGTAGCATACATGAACGAGGAAGCTTTTGACAAGACAATAGAGACAGGAAAGGTTCATTATTACAGCCGCAGCCGCAGCAAGCTTTGGTTGAAAGGTGAGACATCAGGCCACTTTCAGCTTGTTAAGTCAATAAAGCTGGACTGTGACGGAGACACAATTTTGATAGAGGCAGAACAGATTGATGCTGCTTGCCATACAGGAAACAAGACATGCTTTTTCAGAACAATGGTTGACGGAGAATGGAAAGAAAATGAAGAAGAAAAGCCAACAGCAGCAATTCTTCATGAAGTTTACAACGTAATAGTAGACAGAACTGTTAATCCTAAAGAAGGTTCATATACTAATTACCTGTTTACAAAAGGCTTGGACAAGATATTGAAAAAAGTAGGAGAAGAGGCTGCAGAGGTTATAATTGCGGCAAAAAACCAATCCAAAGAAGAAATAAGATACGAAGTATCGGATTTAATGTACCATCTTATGGTATTGCTTGTAGAAAGAGGCCTCACTCTTGAAGACATATACGGAGAATTAAAAGGAAGAAGATAA
- a CDS encoding tetratricopeptide repeat protein: protein MKNNLLSIDEYRNNPEFYFYKGLRCANKRNLNDAYKHLVKAAELSPENMEYKFNIACFLSEMQRPREANRIFMDILLHYDPTMHDCYFGMGCNSFELGDMKKAAEYFEKYIYFDSDGEFSEEVSEMIFYLKLYNDISGDNRFLRLSQTNLKKARKSLLNNKTDEAVSELYKAIAFNPMNADARNLLVLIMMEQQNYKRASNFIATVTNIYSEDIWANSLKIYNLYHTRKYSRVEKLLKILPFRSIYNRKDLLCIATTLIIFNKIDELIHLLETYIVEYSDLFICSLLLIGYISTKNYGKANPIIKNLQSIKTLDIDFSDWVKKVSEFIKEDTSEVSVLEEYKEIFRIIGEPEDCMYSPFRYIEIFTNASKPRQRALRKIPKKYNSVVECVVLHKEIMYVPEYEKEIIQMLYNIIYHTGELLIDNEKDIFAFSAAIEYIYCKENFIEMEKEELIQKYGISSIAFNKVLKKIKYKEQI, encoded by the coding sequence GTGAAAAATAATTTATTAAGCATCGATGAATATCGGAATAATCCGGAATTTTATTTCTATAAGGGACTGCGTTGCGCCAACAAAAGGAATTTAAACGACGCTTACAAACATCTGGTTAAGGCAGCTGAGCTAAGTCCTGAGAATATGGAGTATAAATTTAACATAGCATGCTTCCTTTCTGAAATGCAAAGGCCAAGAGAAGCCAACAGGATATTCATGGATATACTTTTACACTATGACCCTACAATGCATGATTGCTATTTCGGTATGGGCTGTAACAGCTTTGAGCTTGGTGATATGAAAAAAGCAGCCGAATACTTTGAAAAGTATATTTATTTTGACAGTGATGGTGAATTCAGCGAAGAAGTTTCAGAAATGATATTTTATTTGAAACTGTATAATGACATTTCCGGAGACAACAGATTTTTAAGGTTGTCTCAAACTAACTTAAAAAAGGCTCGCAAAAGCCTTCTAAATAACAAAACTGACGAGGCGGTAAGTGAACTATATAAAGCAATAGCATTTAACCCCATGAACGCAGACGCACGTAATCTGCTTGTACTTATAATGATGGAGCAGCAGAATTATAAACGAGCATCAAATTTTATTGCCACAGTTACAAATATATATAGTGAAGACATTTGGGCTAACAGTCTTAAAATATATAACTTATACCACACCCGGAAATATTCCCGGGTAGAAAAATTATTGAAGATCCTTCCGTTTAGAAGTATATACAACAGGAAGGACCTTTTATGTATTGCAACTACTTTAATAATATTTAATAAAATAGATGAATTGATTCACTTGTTGGAAACATATATTGTTGAGTACAGTGACTTATTCATATGTTCTTTACTGCTTATAGGCTATATATCAACAAAAAATTACGGAAAGGCAAACCCGATTATTAAAAATCTGCAATCAATTAAAACATTGGATATAGACTTTTCGGATTGGGTCAAAAAAGTAAGTGAATTTATAAAGGAAGATACCTCAGAAGTATCTGTTTTGGAAGAATATAAGGAAATATTCAGAATAATTGGGGAACCTGAAGATTGCATGTATAGTCCCTTCAGGTATATAGAAATATTTACAAATGCCTCTAAACCAAGACAAAGAGCTCTCAGGAAGATTCCCAAAAAGTATAATTCTGTAGTTGAGTGTGTTGTACTTCATAAGGAAATAATGTATGTTCCTGAATACGAAAAGGAAATAATACAAATGTTGTATAACATAATATATCATACGGGTGAACTTTTGATAGATAATGAAAAAGACATATTTGCCTTTTCTGCTGCAATTGAATATATCTATTGCAAAGAGAACTTTATTGAAATGGAAAAGGAGGAATTAATACAAAAGTATGGAATTTCTTCTATTGCGTTTAATAAAGTACTCAAAAAAATTAAGTATAAGGAACAAATTTGA
- the groES gene encoding co-chaperone GroES: MKIKPLGDRVVIKMLESEETTKSGIVLPGSAKEKPQVAEVVAVGPGTVVDGKEVKMEVKVGDRVLTSKYSGTEVKFDGQEYTILKQSDILAIVE; this comes from the coding sequence ATGAAGATAAAACCATTAGGCGATAGAGTAGTTATTAAAATGCTTGAGAGCGAAGAGACTACTAAAAGTGGAATCGTATTACCAGGAAGTGCCAAGGAAAAGCCACAAGTAGCAGAGGTAGTTGCAGTAGGACCTGGAACAGTAGTAGATGGCAAAGAAGTTAAAATGGAAGTTAAAGTTGGAGACAGAGTACTTACCAGCAAATATTCCGGAACAGAAGTAAAATTTGACGGTCAGGAATATACAATATTGAAGCAGAGCGATATCCTCGCAATTGTTGAATAA
- the groL gene encoding chaperonin GroEL (60 kDa chaperone family; promotes refolding of misfolded polypeptides especially under stressful conditions; forms two stacked rings of heptamers to form a barrel-shaped 14mer; ends can be capped by GroES; misfolded proteins enter the barrel where they are refolded when GroES binds) encodes MAKEIKFGEEARRALEKGVNQLADTVKVTLGPKGRNVVLDKKFGSPLITNDGVTIAKEVELEDKFENMGAQLVKEVATKTNDVAGDGTTTATLLAQAIIREGMKNVAAGANPMILKKGLQKAVDTAVAGIKANSRKIKGKEDIARVATISANEELIGTLIADAMEKVTNDGVITVEESKTMGTNLEVVEGMQFDRGYLSAYMVTDTDKMEAVLDDPYILITDKKITNIQDILPILEQIVQQGKKLLIIAEDMEGEALTTLILNKLRGTFTCVAVKAPGFGDRRKAMLQDIAILTGGEVITEELGLDLKETQIAQLGKARQVIIQKENTIVVDGAGSAEEIKSRINSIKTQIEDTTSDFDREKLQERLAKLSGGVAVIQVGAATETEMKEKKLRIEDALAATRAAVEEGIVAGGGTALINVIPEVAKLLDTTSGDEKTGVQIILRALEEPVRQIAANAGLEGSVIVDKIKASEKGIGFDALNEKYIDMIDSGIVDPAKVTRSALQNAASVAAMVLTTESVVADKPEPEAPAMPGGMPGGMGGMY; translated from the coding sequence ATGGCAAAGGAAATTAAATTTGGCGAAGAAGCTAGACGTGCACTTGAAAAAGGTGTTAACCAATTAGCTGATACAGTAAAAGTTACCCTTGGACCTAAGGGAAGAAATGTTGTTTTAGATAAGAAATTCGGCTCACCATTAATAACAAACGATGGTGTTACTATAGCAAAAGAAGTTGAATTGGAAGACAAATTTGAAAATATGGGTGCTCAGCTAGTTAAAGAAGTTGCTACAAAGACAAACGATGTAGCCGGTGACGGTACTACTACAGCAACTTTACTTGCACAGGCAATAATCAGAGAAGGTATGAAGAACGTTGCTGCTGGAGCAAACCCTATGATCTTAAAGAAAGGTTTGCAGAAAGCTGTTGATACTGCTGTTGCAGGAATCAAGGCAAATAGCCGTAAAATAAAAGGTAAGGAAGATATCGCAAGAGTTGCAACTATTTCCGCAAATGAGGAATTAATAGGAACTCTTATTGCCGATGCAATGGAAAAAGTAACAAATGACGGTGTTATCACTGTAGAAGAATCAAAGACTATGGGAACAAACCTTGAAGTAGTTGAAGGTATGCAGTTTGACAGAGGATACCTATCAGCTTACATGGTTACAGATACAGATAAGATGGAAGCAGTTTTGGATGATCCATACATCCTTATAACTGACAAGAAAATAACAAACATTCAGGATATACTTCCAATTCTCGAACAAATCGTTCAACAGGGAAAGAAGCTTCTCATAATCGCAGAAGATATGGAAGGAGAGGCTCTTACAACTCTTATCCTGAACAAATTAAGAGGAACATTTACTTGCGTAGCCGTTAAGGCACCTGGATTCGGTGATAGAAGAAAAGCTATGCTTCAAGATATAGCTATATTAACAGGCGGAGAAGTTATAACTGAAGAATTGGGTCTTGACCTCAAAGAAACTCAGATAGCTCAGCTTGGTAAAGCAAGACAGGTAATTATACAAAAAGAAAATACTATAGTAGTTGATGGTGCAGGAAGTGCGGAAGAAATCAAGAGCAGAATAAACTCCATCAAGACTCAGATTGAAGATACTACATCAGACTTTGACAGAGAAAAGCTTCAAGAAAGACTTGCAAAGCTGTCAGGCGGTGTAGCTGTAATTCAGGTTGGTGCTGCAACTGAAACTGAAATGAAAGAAAAGAAATTGAGAATTGAAGATGCACTGGCTGCAACAAGAGCAGCTGTTGAAGAAGGTATAGTAGCCGGTGGTGGAACAGCGTTAATTAACGTTATCCCTGAAGTTGCTAAATTACTTGATACAACTTCCGGTGACGAAAAGACAGGTGTTCAGATCATATTAAGAGCTCTTGAAGAACCTGTAAGACAGATAGCAGCAAATGCAGGTCTTGAAGGATCAGTTATAGTTGACAAGATTAAAGCAAGCGAAAAGGGTATCGGATTCGATGCACTTAACGAAAAATATATAGATATGATTGATAGTGGAATAGTTGATCCTGCTAAGGTTACAAGATCAGCTCTCCAAAATGCAGCTTCTGTAGCAGCAATGGTACTTACAACAGAAAGTGTTGTAGCTGATAAGCCTGAACCTGAGGCACCAGCTATG